A window of the Brassica napus cultivar Da-Ae chromosome A2, Da-Ae, whole genome shotgun sequence genome harbors these coding sequences:
- the LOC106396958 gene encoding protein kinase STUNTED-like: MIQRSSVEEGEGGRTILVGVKLDAPSRELLTWALVKVAEPGDTVIALHILGNEIVKNSSLLSLVKTFDSVLDVYEGFCNLKQVDLKLKLCRGDSARKIIAREARSFCAWKVIVGVSKTHHAIRSSASLAKYLAKKLPKECWVHAVNNGKVVFQREGSPPSLAINHSQGKEDVRRNTLLSVLQRSVTLSTPTRVVSHCEEDQSCGQSLQQALEAARFESCSVCGSDSLSPNDTRNPKELSRDDDESHKAKEIVPVKGLEELVRKQAEPIPGWPLLRRAFSSTGQPITTHKQIPVAQWALKLPPRNIKQIGYDSSPDNSPRKLPRELERLYKRFSSTCQFFKYKELVSVTSDFSPDNFIGIGGSSRVYRGCLSNGREVAVKILKQTEDVLNDFVAEIDIITTLHHKNIISLLGFCVEDKNLLLVYNYLSRGSLEENLHGSKKDLLAFQWRERYKVAVGVAEALDYLHNSASQPVIHRDVKSSNILLSDDFEPQLSDFGLARWASISTTHIVCSDVAGTFGYLAPEYFMYGKVNDKIDVYAFGVVLLELLSGRKPISSGCPKGQESLVMWAKPILEDGKYSQLLDPSLRDNKNNNGDQMQRMVLAATLCIRRSPQARPKMSSILKLLKGDEDTLKWAMQQVSSSSEESEMLEDEQSQRSDLQSHLNLALLDVEDDSISMGSFEQGVSVEEYIKGRTSRSSSFD; this comes from the exons ATGATACAACGAAGCTCCGTCGAGGAAGGAGAAGGTGGCCGTACGATTCTGGTCGGCGTGAAGCTAGACGCGCCGAGCAGAGAGTTACTCACATGGGCTTTAGTTAAAGTCGCCGAGCCTGGTGATACTGTGATCGCTCTTCATATCCTTGGCAACG AGATTGTTAAGAACTCCTCGCTTCTCTCTTTGGTGAAAACATTCGACTCTGTTCTCGACGTTTACGAAGGCTTCTGCAACTTAAAACAG GTTGATCTGAAGCTGAAGCTGTGCCGTGGCGACTCTGCTCGAAAGATCATAGCTAGAGAAGCGAGGTCGTTCTGTGCGTGGAAAGTTATAGTTGGGGTTTCGAAAACTCACCACGCGATTCGCTCATCAGCTTCTTTAGCTAAGTACTTGGCTAAGAAGCTGCCAAAGGAGTGCTGGGTTCATGCTGTGAACAATGGTAAAGTTGTGTTTCAAAGAGAAGGTTCTCCTCCATCACTGGCCATTAATCATTCTcaag GAAAGGAAGATGTTAGGAGGAACACTTTGTTGAGTGTGCTTCAGAGATCAGTTACATTGAGTACACCTACCAGAGTTGTTAGCCATTGTGAGGAAGATCAATCTTGTGGCCAGAGTTTGCAGCAGGCCTTAGAAGCTGCTCGTTTTGAGAGTTGCTCGGTTTGTGGTTCTGATTCTTTGTCTCCAAATGATACAAGAAATCCCAAAGAGTTATCTAGAGATGATGATGAGAGCCATAAAGCTAAGGAGATTGTGCCTGTGAAAGGTCTAGAGGAATTGGTTAGGAAACAGGCTGAACCTATACCAGGTTGGCCTTTGCTTCGTCGCGCTTTTTCTTCCACAGGACAACCCATTACTACTCATAAACAGATACCAGTAGCTCAATGGGCTTTGAAGCTTCCTCCAAGGAACATTAAGCAAATTGGTTATGACTCTTCTCCTGACAATAGTCCAAGAAAGCTCCCCAGGGAGCTAGAGAGACTTTACAAGAGATTCTCTTCAACTTGCCAGTTTTTCAAATACAAGGAACTTGTTTCTGTGACATCAGACTTCTCCCCTG ATAACTTCATAGGCATAGGAGGCAGCAGCAGGGTCTATAGAGGCTGTTTGTCTAATGGAAGAGAGGTTGCTGTGAAGATTCTCAAGCAAACAGAAGATGTCTTGAATGATTTCGTCGCGGAGATCGATATTATCACAACCCTACACCATAAGAACATTATCTCCCTATTAGGCTTTTGCGTTGAAGACAAGAACCTATTACTTGTTTACAACTATCTCTCAAGAGGAAGCTTAGAAGAGAACCTACATG GAAGCAAGAAGGATCTGCTTGCATTCCAATGGAGAGAGAGGTACAAAGTGGCTGTGGGAGTGGCCGAGGCTTTAGACTATCTGCATAACAGTGCTTCACAACCTGTCATCCATAGAGATGTTAAGTCATCAAACATACTGTTATCTGATGATTTTGAGCCTCAGCTTTCTGATTTTGGGCTTGCGAGGTGGGCTTCTATATCTACAACACACATAGTCTGCTCAGATGTGGCAGGAACCTTTGG TTACTTGGCTCCAGAGTACTTCATGTATGGTAAGGTGAATGATAAGATAGATGTGTATGCATTTGGTGTTGTTCTACTTGAGCTACTTTCTGGAAGGAAACCTATTAGCAGTGGCTGTCCAAAGGGACAAGAGAGTCTTGTCATGTGG GCCAAACCAATTCTAGAAGATGGAAAGTATTCTCAGTTATTAGACCCGAGTTTGCGGGATAACAAGAACAACAATGGTGACCAAATGCAGAGGATGGTGTTAGCTGCTACTCTTTGTATTCGACGTAGCCCTCAAGCTAGACCGAAAATGAGCAGT ATCTTAAAGCTGCTCAAAGGCGATGAAGACACGCTCAAGTGGGCAATGCAACAAGTGAGTAGTTCTTCAGAGGAATCAGAGATGCTTGAGGATGAGCAAAGCCAAAGATCTGACTTGCAGTCACACCTTAACCTTGCGCTTCTTGATGTTGAAGATGACTCTATCTCCATGGGTAGCTTTGAGCAAGGCGTCTCGGTTGAGGAGTATATTAAAGGCAGGACAAGCCGTTCTTCAAGCTTTGACTAA
- the LOC106396967 gene encoding uncharacterized protein LOC106396967, whose amino-acid sequence MRKPNSSKVGRKVVKKTLIALGRMLALRGGDGEVDSSRKPLNALPAGGGSNMQLVCVDADCATGLEYDLDYMKYLTIFKESHQYLLEGEASPLRIMYTADKEVDDEKRRGRGRERSKPPLVSNVSKKLKTGGARREDHNKSTVFRKEVVLRGRKIGMTKTEASLRGRKKIALSKNTIKLEPKCKHDTKQEKDASLHKNAMKVERTRDVKDTHQEKEVSIRGRKPKNWNKLDNEESRRRRKAIFRASKRLKAEKFITVVNSKDAPQGKKSCVTKSDFKACKKENEESNSEKRKSKPHEIFRASKRLKTDQNLVNNKLKKEEAVNKDKAKPKATSHVKDSLLHSFKPHKKVENEVSSRRTLMDKSYEYFIAFLRNSVTVIEVKPEKASVPLSDPDIIAVSNCPFSDGGPSPFEANKDGKVIDLEDRIEPEDLFNSTFSKKLLEILRQPYDKNEFKQRLFEASQKKQLTRSRQLRDGREIEYNVDHQLGPSYFDRYPDFKRVFRRSRCAKDDNRALNLLRGFFFYFENIVLEGAFKPWLHEARVMRECKDIVCIK is encoded by the exons ATGAGGAAACCGAACAGCTCTAAGGTTGGTAGGAAAGTTGTGAAGAAGACATTGATAGCTCTTGGTAGGATGCTGGCTCTTCGTGGTGGCGATGGTGAAGTGGATTCATCACGCAAGCCACTCAACGCTTTACCTGCGGGTGGTGGAAGTAACATGCAGCTTGTTTGTGTTGATGCTGATTGTGCCACCGGTTTGGAGTATGATCTGGACTATATGAAGTACTTGACCATCTTTAAGGAAAGCCATCAGTATTTGCTCGAGGGAGAGGCTTCTCCACTGCGTATTATGTACACTGCTGACAAGGAAGTGGACGATGAGAAGCGTAGAGGAAGGGGAAGGGAAAGGTCAAAGCCTCCTCTTGTTTCCAATGTCTCAAAGAAGTTGAAGACTGGGGGGGCTCGTAGAGAAGATCATAATAAGTCAACTGTCTTCAGGAAAGAAGTTGTTCTAAGGGGAAGGAAGATTGGTATGACCAAGACAGAAGCTTCTCTACGAGGAAGGAAGAAGATTGCTCTGTCCAAGAATACTATCAAGTTAGAGCCTAAGTGTAAACATGACACCAAGCAAGAGAAAGACGCTTCGCTGCACAAGAACGCTATGAAAGTAGAGCGTACAAGAGATGTCAAAGACACACATCAAGAGAAAGAAGTTAGTATACGAGGAAGGAAGCCAAAGAACTGGAACAAATTGGATAATGAGGAGAGCAGACGAAGGAGAAAGGCAATTTTCAGAGCTTCAAAGAGACTGAAGGCTGAGAAGTTCATCACAGTGGTTAACTCCAAAGATGCTCCACAAGGAAAGAAGAGCTGTGTGACCAAGAGCGATTTCAAAGCCTGCAAGAAGGAGAATGAGGAGAGCAACAGTGAAAAGAGGAAGTCAAAGCCTCATGAGATTTTCAGAGCTTCAAAGAGACTTAAGACTGATCAGAACTTGGTTAACAACAAACTAAAGAAAGAAGAGGCTGTAAACAAGGACAAGGCTAAACCAAAGGCTACAAGTCATGTGAAAGACAGCTTACTTCACAGTTTCAAACCTCACAAGAAGGTTGAGAACGAAGTGAGCAGCCGAAGAACCTTAATGGATAAAAGCTATGAATATTTCATAGCGTTTCTGAGAAACTCTGTCACTGTTATTGAAGTGAAGCCTGAGAAAGCCTCAGTGCCTTTATCAGATCCTGATATTATCGCAGTCAGTAACTGTCCGTTTTCTGATGGAGGCCCTTCCCCATTTGAGGCAAACAAAGACGGCAAAGTGATA GATCTTGAAGACCGTATTGAACCTGAAGATTTGTTCAACTCTACATTTAGCAAGAAGCTACTGGAAATTCTCAGACAGCCGTATGATAAAAATGAGTTCAAGCAACGCCTTTTTGAGGCATCACAAAAGAAACAGTTGACTCGGTCTAGGCAACTGCGAGATGGAAGAGAGATCGAATATAACGTTGATCACCAGTTGGGACCTTCTTATTTCGACCGCTATCCAG ATTTCAAGCGTGTGTTTCGTCGTTCTCGTTGTGCAAAGGATGATAATAGAGCTTTGAACCTGTTGCGtggctttttcttttatttcgag AACATAGTTCTTGAAGGTGCCTTCAAACCATGGTTGCATGAAGCACGTGTGATGAGAGAATGCAAAGATATCGTATGCATCAAGTAA